In a genomic window of Chloroflexota bacterium:
- a CDS encoding ABC transporter substrate-binding protein: MSKKFYLVLGILVIASLALAACAPETVTVIETVIVEKEGETIVETVVVEVEAEAPAMEEVPAGGECCDAYRIAIFEEPVSLNYWNYLGPGSSVWTQYVLAGQAPALFGLSDVRFDFIPSLAKAVPEAVDNGDGTWTITVEMVASTWSDGEALTADDVVFTHNACKDLKLTQNWPNQCSPNGVDVTAEAADEYTVVYTFAEAPSLGTWQAGIALAPILPEHYWAAGVAEAYAFIDGIVAPEVERPEDCEAEGADADACAAYATYDEAYTNARTTLYEADATDAPSAGGYTTDKWEAGAFVQRTANEGYYFKGAEIVEYEDGTWMLVMPDGTEMMLYGAAEGEETLRYTSGPYSPNIIFSIYGSQDAAFLALANGEVDYVINPLGLSRGLREQAERGEGIKTYTNADYGMYYIAFNMNKFPMSDYAFRQAMDIVIDKEFVVNSVLGGVVFPMYSAMPPGNGFWYNPDVETPYVGMTREERVNLAVQVLTDAGWSWETAPAYNADTEDVDPGVGVTGPDGQEVPELTILGPGPAYDPLRATFNQWISEWARELGMPVQSELTGFNTILGPVFVEANYDMYILGWSLGNVAFPSYFFDFWHSSQCTADTGNYNTPCLKSDTYDALVEEFMSTGDLARAQELVYQMQVVLADERPYINLFYKQTHDLANERVVFPYTESLGGIEFQTGMQTDAQVMLSK; encoded by the coding sequence ATGTCTAAAAAATTCTATTTAGTTCTCGGTATCCTAGTGATCGCCAGCCTCGCATTGGCGGCCTGCGCTCCCGAGACTGTCACAGTCATTGAAACTGTGATCGTTGAAAAAGAAGGCGAGACCATTGTTGAAACCGTGGTCGTCGAAGTTGAAGCCGAAGCCCCGGCAATGGAAGAAGTTCCCGCTGGCGGCGAATGCTGTGATGCTTATCGCATTGCTATCTTCGAAGAGCCTGTTTCGTTGAACTACTGGAACTACCTTGGACCAGGCAGTTCGGTTTGGACTCAGTACGTGCTTGCTGGTCAGGCTCCTGCTCTGTTCGGCCTCTCCGATGTTCGTTTCGATTTCATCCCCTCCCTGGCTAAGGCAGTTCCCGAAGCTGTGGACAATGGCGATGGCACCTGGACGATCACCGTTGAGATGGTTGCATCAACTTGGAGCGATGGCGAAGCCCTCACCGCTGATGACGTGGTCTTCACCCACAACGCTTGTAAAGACCTCAAATTGACCCAGAACTGGCCCAACCAGTGTTCACCCAATGGTGTTGACGTTACCGCCGAAGCGGCTGACGAATATACTGTTGTGTACACCTTTGCCGAAGCCCCCTCCCTGGGTACTTGGCAGGCTGGTATTGCTTTGGCTCCGATTCTGCCCGAACACTACTGGGCTGCTGGTGTTGCTGAAGCTTATGCCTTCATTGATGGCATAGTTGCTCCTGAAGTTGAGCGCCCCGAAGACTGCGAAGCCGAAGGCGCCGATGCTGATGCTTGTGCCGCCTATGCTACCTATGATGAAGCATATACCAATGCTCGCACCACCTTGTACGAAGCCGATGCGACTGACGCTCCCTCCGCTGGTGGTTATACCACCGACAAATGGGAAGCTGGCGCGTTCGTGCAGCGCACTGCCAATGAAGGCTACTACTTCAAGGGCGCCGAAATCGTTGAGTACGAAGATGGCACCTGGATGTTAGTCATGCCCGATGGCACCGAAATGATGCTCTACGGCGCCGCCGAAGGCGAAGAAACTTTGCGCTACACTTCTGGCCCTTACAGCCCCAACATTATCTTCTCCATCTACGGTTCTCAGGATGCTGCTTTCCTGGCTCTGGCCAATGGCGAAGTTGACTACGTAATCAACCCCCTCGGCCTCTCCCGCGGTTTGCGCGAACAGGCTGAACGCGGTGAAGGTATTAAAACCTACACCAACGCCGACTATGGCATGTACTACATTGCCTTCAACATGAACAAATTCCCCATGTCGGATTACGCGTTCCGCCAGGCTATGGATATCGTGATTGACAAAGAATTTGTTGTCAACAGCGTACTTGGTGGCGTTGTCTTCCCCATGTACTCGGCCATGCCTCCTGGAAATGGTTTCTGGTACAACCCCGATGTTGAGACTCCTTACGTTGGTATGACCCGCGAAGAACGCGTCAACTTGGCCGTTCAGGTTCTTACCGATGCTGGTTGGTCTTGGGAAACTGCCCCCGCCTACAATGCTGATACCGAAGATGTTGATCCTGGTGTTGGCGTCACAGGCCCCGATGGACAAGAAGTTCCCGAACTGACTATCCTCGGCCCTGGCCCCGCTTACGATCCCCTGCGCGCAACCTTCAACCAGTGGATCTCCGAGTGGGCTCGCGAGCTGGGTATGCCCGTTCAGTCTGAACTGACCGGTTTCAACACCATCCTCGGCCCCGTGTTCGTTGAAGCGAACTACGATATGTATATCCTCGGCTGGAGCCTCGGCAACGTGGCCTTCCCCAGCTACTTCTTCGATTTCTGGCACAGCAGCCAATGTACTGCCGACACCGGCAACTACAACACGCCGTGTCTTAAGAGCGATACGTATGATGCCTTGGTAGAAGAATTCATGAGCACTGGCGACCTCGCCCGCGCCCAGGAACTTGTTTACCAGATGCAGGTAGTTCTGGCTGACGAACGCCCTTACATCAACTTGTTCTACAAGCAGACCCACGATCTCGCCAACGAGCGCGTGGTGTTCCCCTACACCGAATCCCTTGGTGGCATTGAGTTCCAGACTGGTATGCAGACTGACGCTCAAGTTATGCTCTCCAAGTAG
- a CDS encoding ABC transporter permease — MWKFLGKRLLQMFITLLMFQTVTYFLMDAQPGDIADLLTMNPDIPPAERDRIRQDLGLDRPPVERFFKYVGNFYRGDMGVSFSQFPRPVTEIIFERLPRTLVLFLTASVISFWAGYVSGKVLAWKRGGALEYSSTLVGVILYTVFTPWFALMMIWLFAVYLDWLPPGKFLDPIIWLDAPEGLHANNVFLRMIWSALIASGVLVAGLVFTARLSTQLRRLGRWISFIVPMIGLFVYWRFVAVGFNSYAWDILQHLVLPVLTVTLIAYGGTMLLMRTSMLETLREDYILTARAKGLSEKVVRDKHAARNALLPVWTGLVFSIGGSVSGGIITETVFSWPGLGLTLLTAAQVEDIPLAMGALTITGLLTLVSHLVADVGYAFLDPRIRYN; from the coding sequence ATGTGGAAATTTTTAGGTAAACGTCTTTTACAGATGTTCATAACCCTGCTGATGTTCCAGACTGTAACCTACTTCTTAATGGATGCACAGCCTGGCGACATCGCAGACTTGCTCACGATGAACCCGGATATTCCTCCGGCGGAACGTGATCGTATCCGCCAAGATTTGGGTTTAGACCGCCCCCCCGTGGAGCGCTTTTTCAAATATGTCGGCAATTTTTATCGCGGCGATATGGGGGTATCATTTTCCCAGTTCCCTCGCCCCGTTACTGAAATTATTTTCGAACGTCTTCCCCGAACGCTGGTGCTGTTTTTGACTGCATCGGTGATTTCGTTTTGGGCAGGTTACGTCTCAGGAAAAGTGCTGGCATGGAAGCGTGGCGGTGCGCTGGAGTACTCATCAACCCTGGTTGGCGTAATTTTGTATACCGTCTTCACGCCCTGGTTTGCTCTGATGATGATCTGGCTCTTTGCCGTTTATCTGGATTGGTTGCCACCGGGCAAATTCCTTGATCCAATTATCTGGTTGGATGCCCCTGAAGGCCTTCACGCCAACAATGTCTTTTTGCGAATGATCTGGTCGGCGTTGATTGCTTCGGGTGTCTTAGTGGCTGGGTTGGTATTTACCGCTCGCTTGTCGACTCAACTTCGCAGGTTGGGACGCTGGATCAGTTTTATTGTCCCCATGATTGGCCTGTTTGTATATTGGCGCTTCGTGGCTGTGGGCTTCAATTCTTATGCCTGGGATATTTTACAGCACCTGGTACTGCCGGTGCTAACTGTCACCCTGATTGCTTATGGCGGTACGATGTTGTTGATGCGCACCAGTATGCTGGAAACCCTGCGTGAAGATTATATTCTTACCGCACGCGCCAAAGGTCTGTCTGAAAAAGTTGTACGCGACAAACATGCCGCACGCAACGCCTTGCTACCTGTGTGGACTGGATTGGTCTTTAGCATCGGCGGTTCGGTGAGCGGCGGTATTATTACAGAAACCGTCTTTTCCTGGCCGGGACTTGGCCTGACTCTGCTTACAGCTGCGCAGGTTGAGGATATTCCCCTGGCGATGGGGGCGCTCACCATTACTGGTTTATTGACGCTGGTAAGCCACCTGGTGGCTGATGTTGGCTATGCCTTCCTCGATCCGCGTATTCGCTATAACTAG